TGTCTGTTGTGTCAATGTTCGTGTCATGTCAATCTGTAGTGTCAATGTTCGTGTCATGCCTGTATGTTGTGTCAATGTTTGTGTCATGTCTATATGTAGTGTCAATGTTCGTGTCATGCCTGTCTATTGTGTCAATGTCCGTTCCACGTCTCTCTGTTGTGTTAATGTCCGTGTCATGCCTGTTTGGTGTGGTAATGTCCGTGTCATGACTGTTTGGTGTGTTAATGTCTGTGTCATGCCTGTTTGGTGTGTTAATGTCTGTGTCATGCCTGTATGTTGTGTCAATGTCAGTGTCATGCCTGTATATTGTGTCAATGTCCGTTCCACGTCGGTCTGTTGTGTTTATGTCTGTGTCATGCCTGTTTGGTGTGTTAATATCCGTGTCATGCCTGTTTGGTGTGTCCGTGTCATGCCTGTTTGGTGTGTTAATGTCCGTGTCATGCCTGTATGTTGTGTTAATGTCAGTGTCATGCTTGTTTGTTGTGTTAGTGATCGTTCCATGGCTGTCTTGTGTTAATGTCCGTGTCATGCCTGTATGTTGTGTTAATGTCAGTGTCATGCCTGTATGTTGTGTCAATGTCTTTTCCATGTCTGTCTGTTGTGTCAGTGATCGTTCCATGGCTGTCTTGTGTCAATGTCCGTGTTATGCctgtatgttgtgtttttgtcCGTGTCATGTCTGTGTGTTGTGTCAATGTCTGTGTCATGTctgtatgttgtgtttttgtcCGTGTCATGTCTGTGTGTTGTGTCAATGTCTGTGTCATGTctgtatgttgtgtttttgtcCGTGTCATGTCTGTGTGTTGTGTCAATGTCTGTGTCATGTCTGTCTGTTGTGTTGATGACCACTGACTGTTATCTGCAATTGCTCTAGTGTTTGGAAAGTGGGAACCATGTTTGCTGgaacaatttttatatttatttcaatattagaGAATCCATCTTGAACGGTTTGCAATTTTATGACTCAAATTGGTCTAGATTTAGTGATAAATTGACCTAGATTATGTGATTAATCAAATCGGCGGAGATTATGTGATAAATGAGCCTAGGATATGTTATAATTCAGACAAGAATATGTGGTAAATTAGCCTATGACAATTAtgtgtttcaattaattttataatggCCAACTGGATTATACTAGAGCACAGTCATGCACATTTTGATATCTCCTGTCTGTCacagaaataagaatataagtatttttttactatttcaggTGAGAGGTTACTACCGAAATTTCCACAAATAGTCCATAATACTGAATGCTTGGAATATATGAATTCACTACAAAAATGAGAttggattttaaaatttatagcCAATTTTTGGCTAGTTATTACtcaatttcacattttttacTCTTTAGACTGATACTAACGAGTACATCGgctacattttttttctattttacctTTGAATAGAgcaatgtttatatgttttgttctgtGATATTTTGAATAACCTGAGTTAAGGATTCTTACATTAAATGAGTGTTAAGGCTATTTGTGAATAAAGTTATATTTCTTACTTATCCTGTCGTTTCGTTTTCAATGTATTTACAAACTAGACGCTAAATGGCGCCAAGTTGAGCCCATCGAAAACCTTAGACACAGACATAATGCTATTCCATGCAATTGCAACACAAAATAACAGAGGAACCAGCAACACTGCCTCATCATTGTGAACCATTACAAGTTTTTCGAAAATCTTATAATGAATAGTAAAAATACAGCCCTGACAAGGTTTAGTTCAGACCAGTCCTATCTACAGtactcattttgacatttaacctcTAAGTGTGGCATTGACCTTTGACGTACATACAATGTGTATGCGACACGCCACTTCATTCTCATAAACAACCAATTCAAGTTTCTTGTAAATCTTGTAATGCTTGGTTTAGAGGCGGCCCGGACAATGTACAGTCATATCGACAGTAATCATACTTTTGACCTCttagagtgaccttgacctttaaggttaCGGACTTGGGTCTTGTGCGTTACACGCCGCATCATCAATGTGATTCTTTAcggcaatgttttttttaatcttactGTGCATGGCCAAGAAACAGCCCGTACAAGTTGTAGTccggacggacgcacacacgcacCCGCAGTGGTGTCAGCAATGTCTAGTTCACAGAAAGCGGACTCGACAATATCACTCACAAAAGCCATATGAAACTCGTAACCCCATTAAAGTTGGTACGTTCATGTAAAGCTATACTTTTTGCGTTCGTCTATATCTTAGAAGAAGGGCAGCTGTATCGGCATAGCCTTACTGGCGTAGACATCAATTAAGCTATTTAACTTGGATGCAGCTTGATCACTTAAAGATACTTACACGAAACTAATTCACCTGGAAACCATAATATATAGGTTGCCAAAATATTTATCGAGCTTATGTTCTTTGCCTAGCACGAAATAGCGTTTCTATAGAGCTTTTCTTTGTAGGgcatacatttttaaagcttCCGTGTCTCTATCAGCAGCTTCTTACGTATAGCAGTCGTCAATATTACATAAATACATAGTGGAAAATTGtttgtaagatcgtaatatatttcaccgagtgagcaccaaaagatatatttcacgagtggaaTTGCCTAGAgtgatatatatgatttatttttgatgTTCACGAGGTGAACTATATTGCAATTTCCGAAATAAAGTAACGTTCGCACACAATTTTGCGCactgtttttaaaaactgtaataAACTGAATTTATTTTACTAGGCATATACCAAAAAAAGATCGCAATATAATTCATCCTGTACTTCATTGACCTGTGCGCAATGACGTTTAATTTGTAATTGTGAGTGTGCTAAAATTTCAAAccagtgaaaaataaaaataaaactttatttcactgtttgaaacagtgatatatcatttttatttctctttaaCAACCGGAAATCATATCTTAGCCAAAGCTCGTAAAGATAATCTAGCGGTTTTAGTTACTTCCAGTTAATAAACAATAAgaagaaatatctttaaaaaatggcgTAAAAGGATTAATGGTGGTATGCtaaaattgaaacttaattaagaaggttgttTTCGGTGCGAAAACATGGCTTAAAATTCCCTCAGAGTATCCTTCTGTTTGCAAGACTATTGTATAACAGACTAACATGTTGCTTTAGTCCTCGAAAGCACGCTGTAATTCAAACTACATACCCCATAAGCATAAAGGATTTCATTAGAATAAATGCTTGCAATAATTCCATTAGTATATGCAAAACAGTGGGTAACCTTGAGTTATCAAGGTCAGCCCGTGCCATGGCTTTACCTCGCCTAggcgccatcacgacttaattTGTGTTTAGATGctataagtgacatgagataaaagtgacagcaattcgcagaaAAATTCAGGTATTGGAAGACTTTGAAAAAACAGAGTGaaatacaagagatccgggggCGATACCCTAGTtgtttgcgaagagacctctttcgtgctcggtgtaaagttCTAGTACTCAGTACACTATTTTCCTAGTACAACCCTTTTAATGCCGAGAGCTAGGCAATTCAGTCACTGACCAGTATCATATCTTAACGATTTACGGGGTTTGAACCAGCGACCTTCTACACCCGCGAGAACGCTTTATCACTGGGCTACAACGTATCATGACGGCCATGAACACAAAATTCACACCTCTTTCTAATGATATTGACCAAACAAAGGCCCACAACTCTGTAACacgttcagtaaagatgtttgctcgtagattcaaaactgttccgaatattgaaaaagtaaaaacagtccctaactgggcatatgctcttctattcgtataccaattttcagacagtaactcgaaaaataattcatagtcgcgttccaccttaacgtgtatgcgctgcgttgcaacagagatacaaaacaaaacgtttgcgagcgttttgtaaacgtttgcgagcgttttgtaaacgctcgccttactgaacgcactgctgCTATAACGGGTATTCATCCCAAACGCACAACTTCACATGCTGATTAACGGTCTTGTAAACTCAGTGCTTTAGCTCAGATATCTAGGCTATTTTTAACTCTGAAGTTACTTGGtgcaaacacacacaaaaactcAGGTGCACAACTTCGCATGAGGGCCACAGTAGCACAATCACGTTTCAAACGGTTTAAAACAttctgttaaaatgttttatcacatggttttgtttgttttacaaaacaattttaaataaaatagtttgatatttgtacacatttttttaactgaaatatattacgcTATATACACAAAAGCTATCGCACATTCGTTCAAATAGTGTCAACAATACGTTTTGGTATGAGTTATCCCATGAatccataaaaaaaatatccgaataatgtattatttctcTTTGTTAAATACGCTGTCGAAAAGTGCAGTTCATTCCACTCAgcttttctttttgaaaatatgtagcTATATTTTAAATGCGCTTATAATTACCAGACATAAGAGaacaacatatattaaatgCGTTTGTACATGACTGTATCGTGACAAATGATATCAAAAGCAGTATGGCAAAAATATACACTTTAAATAAACCCAATTAAGTAATTTGATAATTCTTTCTTTTGCGTCTTAATCTTTAATCGCGTTCTCACTTGTTAGCAAAGAATATATCACTTCTAATAGGGACATGAAACGTTCTTACGATGCATTCATGTGATTTATTGAGATTTTCAGTGAAATGACATCGATATTTCACTGCTTGGGACAGAGAAATAacacttttgatatttttcactgtattgaaattttagcccgctgTCACTTCCAAATCAAATATCAGCACGCACAGAGCTAGGACACActttcaaaagtaaatatttcccCTCATTCTCCGGGGTTAATACACAGCCATTTTACAGTAAACGTTGTGAGTAGACTTGCAGTagacaattgtttattttgattgtttaacaCCTCTGAAGaacgaaacttttgttttaaactggTGTGGCGATAGCTTGTTAATTCTTGAGTTAATGGTACTTTATACACCAtgctccaatttctcgaaatttcttaagcttaacaggcttaagtcgcttatttcaattactcaaaatacatacttgaatggaattttgataaatgaaaaatggtttattctgataatcatacagattattcctacataatttctaaaaattcttgaagaagtaaatataacacattttatagaacaacaaaaatagtgagattagcttaatcctgttataagggacttaagaagtttcgagaaattggggccagatgctGCTAAAAATCTACGcattatgtacatatatacactgTACATCATACACTTAATTATTGCTGACGATACCCCGGCCGTCCCTTTTACTTTTTCCTCCTTTTTTTCAAGCTCAATTTCACGCTCACCTCTCACTTTATCTGCATGTATCTCCTCATACACTTAGGTCACACGTTTTTTGTCTAATTGTCTTTTGACTTAATTTGCAactggaaaaaaacacatattatatggTCTTCGTAAAAAATGATGTTACCTAACTCAGCTACAATGTACACACTATATAAGTATTTATCACCCTCAGAATCGACATCCCAGATTCTCACATTTAGTTTACATAAACGCTTTTCTGCATCCCCTCCAGCACAGTTCTCTTTCACTATGCTAATTAATACCGGCCCAGGCGGCAAAAATACCAGTAACCGGGATCTAAACTTATTTCTTGATCGGCCAATGAGTCGTTTGCACAACTACGGAAACGCAATTTCCGGTAAAATCAAAACACAGTTGACAGGTGTTTTAACACGACACGTTGCAGACCGGTTATTAAAAGTCAGGATGCAGTTCGATATACGGAGgtatttaaacaacaatatgCAATAAACTTACCTTATCCTGAGTATAACATCGTCTATTTGCAACCTGTTATCGTGTTATAAAAGACCAATCTGACAGAgcgatatattttgttttgcaggGAGGAGTGATTTCACATATCAGCATATTCTATTCTATAAAATTGATTTGCAGTGTGAATTTACACACTTTTATGGATGTGCACCTTTTTGCGCATATTTTTGCCAAATGTTTAAACTGCACCTAATGATACCCTGTGAGTGTGagtgtgatatttatttaacaagaatatttaaaacgccctaaaaataaatctgaagaGGGAATGTTCCCCCTGTGCAAAATCCATGATTGCACTAGTTCAATATGACAAGTTCCACAACACGACTAGTTCCACAACACGACTAGTTCCACAACTCGACTAGTTCCACAACACGACTAGTTCCACAACACGACAAGTTCCACAACTCGACTAGTTCCACAACACGACTAGTTCCACAACACGACAAGTTCCACAACACAACTAGTTCCACAACACAACTAGTTCCACAACACGACTAGTTCCACAACACGACAAGTTCCACAACACGACTAGTTCCACAACACGACAAGTTCCACAACACGACTAGTTCCACATGCTACTGTTTGCACATGCATGCTACACTCCACCCAATTAACCTTTTAGGCCAATCTCCTCTAGCCCTTTACATCCAACTCCAGAAAAGTAATTCAGCAATAGGAAAAGAGTGTGCCTGTGCAGGACTCTAAGCTATGTCTCCCACAAACACTGTCATGAACATTGTGCTAAAGGAGTGAGCTAACTGGACAGTTGGTTCTTACCCACCACACATGCATTTAAGATTCTTTGCAAGTCCAGAATGATCTAACACAGCCCACTATTCACAGTTTATAGAGTCTGTGATTCAATATGCATCGTGTTGATGttgttaataataatgtatttcaggtgtgatatttattgaaatgtccAGATTGAACTAACACAACCCCACTCTAAATGTGCCTGTGTATATTGATGGCAGCATATTCTTTATTAATATGCTCATGCTCATTTATTTCAGGTTTGATATTTATCGGAAAGTCCCGAAGGATCTGACACAACCAACATTAACAGGAGCGTGTATATCAATATGCAGTGTGTTGTTTATGATGTACCTCTTTTTATCAGAACTAATAGGATTCCTTCAACATGAAATGTAAGTATTAGCATGACGCTAGGTCTGTGATTCTAGTAGTAtgcaaatgatataataaatccTTTACATATTGTATACTGACAAATTCAGATGTAAACTTATGTATTATGTAAGTCTCAGCTTGTGTTGCCAATTCTATTACCAAGTTTACACATGAAGAATTAAATGAgtaattaaaaagcatttgttCTTTGTGCAAAGTCACAAAAGATTTTCCATTGAGTGTAAGCAATTAAATATAACTAATGGTCATGTAAAATGCATCCAAATACtcacaataattatattattaataaaaaatatttgataacagtCAAACGGTTACATTGTTTCAAGTTTTTCCAACACCAAGGGGCCAAAATGACTTGGATATACATAATATGACAGCAATAAGTCTAGCagaaaatgaatacattgtatataatttaCATAGCTATATTCTCCATTTCCATCAAAGCCCTGCATCATGAGTCTTTTTATATCACAGTTATTCATATTATTCCCCAggaaatatatatctatatatttttttaaattaactctttataaataataatgattgatAATTTTATGGACCTATTGTTTAGAACCAACATGtagttaaagttaacaatgttgttaacagaatcattgttaactttaaaggaaaaaatattgtatgattTGCTCAGATATTTGCATTAAACAAGTATAGCCCAAACAGTTGAACTTCCAGTGCAGTtacaattttaaagttaacaacgatgacattaacaatgttgttaactttaacaaagttctgaacaatcgccCCTGTATATCATTCGTATACTGTAGTTTACAGTACCCAAACAGTGGCAATCTACAGTCATTACTTGATGACattcttctttgttttgtttaggaTTACTGTAGGTAATTGTTAATGTAGGTAAAGAAATGGCTTTATTGCAGGGGTTCTTAAGTTcaggattaaaaaaataataataaatcaggATTGAGACCTTTTAACTTTAGACTATTGTACATTTGTGAAGATTATTTTTGGCTCGGTCATCTGAGTCACAACAGAAGGAAGTACATGTGTactataaaatgaatataatagataactttggaaacaatttcataAGGGCTTTAGAAGCCCCTTTTTAACTATATCAGATCAGGTATTTATTTTAGGATTGATAATCATTGCTGTTATAAATGCTGTTATTGTTACATTATCTAATTTTATGtgaaattttttattttcagagtGAGTGAATTGGTTGTAGATGACCCAGTAAAATACTCAGAGAAGATTCCAGTCTTCCTAAATATAACCCTTCTTAACACCAAGTGTGAATGTAAGTACACAAAGATAAAGAACTACTGTACATTGCTTTAAATGTATACATTGTAATTCAAAGAAATGCCAATCAAAGCCAAGTATAGGGTTGTCcagttagcacagtggttagcacaTTTGCTTATTTCAAGGTGTCCTGGGCTTGATTATCGGTCCAAGGATATGTGAGGTTGGTTTATGTTCAAATGAAGCTGGACATGTGAGTTTTCTTTGGGTTCTCTGCTTCCCAAACACAAACAAGACCACACACTTGCACTAAATTGTGCCGATGATAGCAtaagttaaagatgcactcttactcccaaatcagatttaccacaattaatgatattgttttaatatttcaaaaaggatgaataaatgttgaatacaATGGTTTAAATGAAGGaaaccgagttaaatttgaaagaaatgaccatacaataaaatttaataatggTGTGCATGTATGTGTCTGAGTCAATAATTTATTTGGCTGTGATGTCACACTTCATTATCTTCATTGTACTTAACCAGGTTACAATGGTAAACTAAAATTGCTtatagttcatgttttataaaacatctttcaGCTGTTGCCGTCGCTTCctttgaataaattaataattcatgAACTATAACTTGTAACTGTATCATTTATGTGAGTTAATTTTCCCTGGGTCAACCATTCATTTTCAAGTTTAGTACTAGCATTTGCAATGCCATGCTTATATGTGCCATATGTGacaatgagagtgattaatataatgttttgataagTTGTTTcacatttgttgaaatataaacaaattcaaGCTTATATTAAGAATTACTGTTGTGTATACACTGGGGATGTTTTACATTCGTTTTCCTGtcatttcataaaatctttgttttaaattatctgCTCCAGGGCTTTTTTCTCAACCTGTAAAGTGAAGATGTaggattttgacatttaaaaatcGTAAAATAACATATTCAGAAAAGTATTGACAGGCGttatatcaatgaaatatatcattgattttaagaaattaaaatggAATGTACTGTCATGGTATATTGGACTagtgatttatttaaattaatgacAGTGAATTGTATCATTCAGGGATTCAAGTCATTTTGACAGTTGATATTGGCCATTACAATTGTTTTAGTTATAGATATATATTAGCATACAATTCTTGAACATCTATTTACtatgacagtacatattttattaacaagTCCCTCAACTCTGACCTCCCTTGTCTGGGGCTTTATATTTAAGGGTAGAGCTGGCCGATATTAACAAGAGGCTTTAGGTATCTGTTAGTGGATATTAGCTTAGCTGATTACTTTTATCTTTTTCTCATAagcagtcatcaaaattagacttacGGATGAACATGCCTGATTCCTACACTAGTgcttggcattttttttaaggaaaccctgctatataaaatccagaatttgagcaagcccaaaaACAATTTTGACTTGTGCGTTTTAGCAGCACTGAATTAGGTTACTTTACGATAATAACCTTTATCCCTATGAACCATTGTTTGCAGTTGTTGGTCTTGACATCCAAGATGACATGGGACGACATGAAGTCGGTTTCCAGGACAACACAGAAAAAATACCCCAGAACGAGGATAATGGTTGCCGCATGGAAACGAGCTTTCTCATCAACAAGGTACTGTCATTAATGttgattgtaattattatttccatTTGGCCATTGTAACAATTTAGAGTTTTAGCCTTTATTTCCTTAAGGACCAGTTCCTCACTTTATTTAATGGTATGAAATTGGATGTTTATTAAGCTGAGCTTCCTGTATTTCCTGTAAGGGTCTAACATTTGCTGTAAAATAAAGTGCATTAGTTTTTGGTAAGGTCAAAAAATGGTTCGGTTATGGATCCATCCTTTCTAAAAACAGATTGGGTCGGTATGCAAAATCCCCCAGGTTTTTTATCCGGTTCCACCCGTGGGGGACGAATATCCCCATAAATTAAAACAGAGTCTGTTTTCAGGTGCCTGGGAACTTCCATGTCTCCACTCACGCTGCATCGCAGCAACCAACACATGGGGACATGCGTCACATTGTGCATAAACTCCGCTTTGGTATGGACCTAGAGGCAGGAACCGACGTAAAAGGCTCCTTTAATCCCATGGAGAACCTTGATAAATCTAAAGGCAATGGTAAGAATTTTGCTTGCTGCTTTTGCTAAGCTTCAttgtcatataaaaaaaattcggggTAGAGTTTACTGAATTTGGATCtggacatttttgaaaaaaatatgcatttttagctcgactattcgaagaataggtggactatactactcgccccggcgtcggcatctggttaaagttttagggcaagttgggattttcacttataagtccaataccctacattcaattgacttaatacttcacgcagttgttcagggccatcacatgatgaggttagataactctattattctttacacagattatggcccctgattgactatggaacttaggttaaagttttagggcaagttgaaatatttattaataacttctatatcctttgttcaattgacttaatacttcacacagttgttcaggaccatcacacaatgagattacataactccatattatccta
The Mya arenaria isolate MELC-2E11 chromosome 12, ASM2691426v1 DNA segment above includes these coding regions:
- the LOC128211586 gene encoding endoplasmic reticulum-Golgi intermediate compartment protein 1-like isoform X1, translated to MQFDIRRFDIYRKVPKDLTQPTLTGACISICSVLFMMYLFLSELIGFLQHEIVSELVVDDPVKYSEKIPVFLNITLLNTKCEFVGLDIQDDMGRHEVGFQDNTEKIPQNEDNGCRMETSFLINKVPGNFHVSTHAASQQPTHGDMRHIVHKLRFGMDLEAGTDVKGSFNPMENLDKSKGNALATHDYIVRVVPSVFVNKNDDKRFPYQYTYSYRELVQYGHGGQMMPAIWFRYELSPITVQYTERRQPLYHFLTTVCAIVGGTFTVAGILDSCIFTAHEIIKKIEIGKQS
- the LOC128211586 gene encoding endoplasmic reticulum-Golgi intermediate compartment protein 1-like isoform X2, with amino-acid sequence MQFDIRRFDIYRKVPKDLTQPTLTGACISICSVLFMMYLFLSELIGFLQHEIVSELVVDDPVKYSEKIPVFLNITLLNTKCEFVGLDIQDDMGRHEVGFQDNTEKIPQNEDNGCRMETSFLINKVPGNFHVSTHAASQQPTHGDMRHIVHKLRFGMDLEAGTDVKGSFNPMENLDKSKGNALATHDYIVRVVPSVFVNKNDDKRFPYQYTYSYREKLIANRKPAVWFKYELSPITVQYRETRQPFYHFLTTVCAIVGGTFTVAGILDSCIFTAHEIIKKIEIGKQS
- the LOC128211586 gene encoding endoplasmic reticulum-Golgi intermediate compartment protein 1-like isoform X3; amino-acid sequence: MQFDIRRFDIYRKVPKDLTQPTLTGACISICSVLFMMYLFLSELIGFLQHEIVSELVVDDPVKYSEKIPVFLNITLLNTKCEFVGLDIQDDMGRHEVGFQDNTEKIPQNEDNGCRMETSFLINKVPGNFHVSTHAASQQPTHGDMRHIVHKLRFGMDLEAGTDVKGSFNPMENLDKSKGNALATHDYIVRVVPSVFVNKNDDKRFPYQYTYSYREKLIANRKPAVWFKYELSPITVQYRETRQPFYHFLTTKLN